In a single window of the Rhopalosiphum padi isolate XX-2018 chromosome 1, ASM2088224v1, whole genome shotgun sequence genome:
- the LOC132920791 gene encoding uncharacterized protein LOC132920791, translating to MCIITKIPSEENAFETHHQGDRYFILEWMYTVIFYTFSCFIFYRLIYSESILKPFLDDLTLDNINYALMTSLSVLIVVLNPLLASKAHQNREKYFKLWREYQIQYEQYYVSELKLGSSILIVLLIIGCTIVTTLELVANCALTSQVKPIYMYAHWLIYFYSNLTTIQWVTDCYLLTIASKKLLNKFLAQTITVDTSDRIDGGGIDVETHVSHFVELWRKLSDMSSGLIDTGCGLYELNFAVQSVIVVQALYGIAALYIGQHQSIVHYNVYFPTAAWSIINVVVLCEAAYSVTNQVGFKTNIAIQSIACNNFSLETQEQIFTALKTIQSHIPVITVNGYFTMDRTYILSYLGVAVSYIIVLAQFKIGTS from the exons CCGAAGAGAACGCATTTGAGACTCATCATCAGGGCGATAGATATTTCATATTGGAATGGATGTACACGGTAATATTCTACACGTTttcgtgttttatattttaccgtCTTATCTACTCAGAGAGTATATTGAAACCGTTCTTGGACGACCTGACGCTGGACAACATAAACTACGCGCTGATGACATCGCTGTCCGTCCTTATTGTTGTGTTGAATCCGTTGTTAGCGAGCAAAGCACACCAGAACcgagaaaaatatttcaaactctGGAGAGAATATCag ATACAATATGAACAGTACTATGTTTCGGAATTGAAGCTCGGCTCATCGATTCTTATCGTTTTGCTCATCATTGGTTGTACGATCGTAACAACGCTCGAGTTGGTCGCAAACTGCGCCTTGACATCGCAAGTAAAACCCATTTACATGTACGCTCATTGGctcatttatttttactcaaacCTTACAACCATTCAGTGGGTCACGGATTGCTATTTATTGACTATAGCCTCTAAGAAATTGCTCAATAAATTTTTG gCACAGACAATAACTGTTGATACGTCGGACAGAATCGATGGCGGTGGCATAGATGTTGAAACGCACGTGTCCCATTTTGTTGAACTTTGGCGAAAACTTTCCGACATGTCCAGTGGGCTGATAGATACCGGTTGCGGCTTGTACGAATTAAATTTCGCCGTGCAGTCGGTGATCGTCGTGCAAGCTCTATACGGTATCGCTGCCCTGTACATTGGTCAACATCAATCAATCGTACACTACAACGTATACTTCCCGACTGCTGCGTGGTCGATTATAAATGTGGTTGTTCTGTGCGAGGCTGCGTACTCAGTCACTAATCAA gTGGGTTTCAAAACCAATATAGCAATACAATCAATAGCTTGCAATAACTTTAGTTTAGAAACTCAAGAGCAG attttcaCAGCTTTGAAAACTATCCAATCCCACATACCTGTAATAACTGTAAATGGTTACTTCACTATGGATCGAACATACATTTTGAGC TATCTAGGAGTAGCTGTATCATACATCATTGTTCTGGCACAATTTAAGATTGGTACTTCTTAA